The Calothrix sp. PCC 7507 DNA segment CGTTTGATACCGCAGGTTCCGATAAGCTTTATGAGCAACTGGAAAAGTTTGACTGGTATTATATGCCGAGGAAGTGGGAACATGATGTCGCTATCGAGGATTTACAAGACTGTAAAAAGGTTTTAGAAGTTGGTTGTGGACAAGGTGCATTCGTAGAACGGTTATGCAAACAGATTCAACTTGATGCAGTGGGAATTGAGCTAAATTCAAGTGCTGTAAACTTTGCTTTAAATAAAGGTATTCCAGTAATAAAAACAAATCTTGACAGTTTTTCAGAACATAAGGCCAGTTATTTTGATGCTGTTTGTACATTTCAAGTATTAGAACACGTATCAGATCCTTTCAGTTTTATTGAATCTATGCTCAAACTCATTAAACCTGGTGGTAAGTTGATAATTTCTGTCCCAAACTCCGAATCATTTTCTAAATATTCACCAAATAATTTACTGGATCAACCTCCTCATCACATGACACGCTGGTGTCAGACAACATTTGATAGTTTAACAACTATATTTCCTCTCAAAGTTGAGAAATTTAGAATTGAACCTTTAGCTAAATATCATGTTGAGTGGTATCTCTCAATTCAAATTTATAGACTGTTTAAATTAAAATTAATACGTAGATTGGCACTCCGATCTTCTAATTTTTTTCTTAGACCAATTTTGAAGAATATTCCTATTTTGCGTAACCCAATTACAGGTCATACTCTCTATGTTGTTTTTACGGTTAAAAGTTAGTTTGTTCCTGATGCCATGTTGCTTTTTAACATGAATATTCTCCACATCAACCAATCTGATATTAGTGGTGGAGCAGCGATCGCAGGCTATCGACTTCATGAAGGTTTAATAAAACAAGGTATTGACTCAAAACTACTAGTTGGCAATGTTAAAACCGATAGCGATCGCGTTGCGGCTGTTCCTTCTAGAACCTATGTTGATAAGCTTATTTGTCTTGCTACCAGCCGCATAGGTTTTAACTACGTTGAACAAATTAGCAGCTTTAATATTCTTCAGCATAAATTTTATCAAAATGCAGATGTCTTAAATTTTCACAATCTTCATAGTACTTACTTTAATTACTTATCTATTCCTAAATTAACAGAAAATAAACCTGCTATTTGGACGCTTCATGATATGTGGAGCTTTACTGGACATTGTGCTTACAGCTTTGACTGTATGCGCTGGAAAGTTGGCTGCGGTAAATGTCCTTATCTAGATACCTATCCCAGAATTAAGTATGATAACACCCAACTAGAATGGAAACTGAAAGACTGGGTTTACAGTAGATCAAATTTGGCTATAGTCGCTCCTAGCCGTTGGTTAACAGATCAAGCTAAAGCAAGTATGCTCGGTCGTTTCCCCATTCATTACATACCTTATGGCATTGATACAACAGCCTATCAACCTTTAGATCCACTTTTGTGTCAAACCCTGTTGGATATTCCCGTAGATAAAAGAGTTCTTTTATTCGCTGCAGAAAGTCTTAAAGATCAACGGAAAGGAGGCGATTTACTTTTAAAAGCTTTGCAACAGTTACCTCAATCCCTGAAAGCAGAAAGCATCTTACTAACTTTTGGTAACAGTGCTGAAGCAATTACATCTGAAATCGGAATTCCTACAATCAATTTAGGATATATTAGCAGCGATCGCCTAAAGTCTGTTGCTTACTGTGCGGCTGATCTGTTTATCTTCCCCACCCGTAACGATAATTTACCGCTTGTATTGCAAGAAAGTATGGCTTGCGGGACACCAATGGTTTCATTCAAAATTGGTGGAGTTCCTGATTTAGTGCGTCCAGATATCACTGGTTATTTAGCTGCACCAGAAGATGCTGACGATTTTTGCAATGGAATTGTACAGCTACTGGAAGATGATAACTTACGCGAGCAAATGAGTCAAAATTGTCGAGCGATCGCCCTGGAAGAATATCCCTTAGAACTGCAAGCAAAACGATACATTGAACTATACCAACAGGTGTTGCTCTAGAACGTGAATGAAAAGAGCGATCGCAGATTTTTGAAATTACTAAATGCTGTTGAATACCTCATATTATAAAAAATATAATTTGTGAAAACAATTGCTTTATTTGACAATTACCGAGATGGTCATCACTTTACCTATCTCACTTTCTTTAGTAAAACCTTGCTAGAGATGGGTTACTTGGTAATGGTATTTTGTCAATATCCTGATGAATTAAATAAATGGATTGCTCTCAATTGTCCCGAACATGTGGGACAAATATTTACTTTTAAAGTAACATCTGTCAAAACGCCCAGTTTTCCCATTATTAGGAGATTTTATCGGACTTTAAATGTGTTGCAACAATGGCAGTATGCAGCAAAAATGATCCAATGGGGTGCATCTCAAATTGGACATTCTCCCGATTTAGTTTTCTTTGCTTGGCTTGACAATTATCTGAGCCATTATTTAACACATCATATTATCGACTTGATTTTTCCTTATCAATGGTCTGGACTATATTTTCATCCTACTCATTTACGTACTGGTCAGCTTTTATTACCCATTCTTCGCACTCCTCTGAGCCATTATTCTGTAACTCATTCTTCTCGATGTTGTGGTATTGCTCTGCTTGATGATGTTGAAGTTCAGAAATTAAAGCAGAAACTTAATAAGCTAGTCATTACCTTTCCGGATTTTACAGATGAATCAACACCAGACTCTAACTATATAGTTATTAAACAGATTAAAGAAAAAGCTGGTAATAAAAAAATCATAGGACTGCTTGGTGGATTAACTCAACGTAAGGGACTATTTACTCTTTTAGAGATTGCTCAAAATTCGATAGAAGAAAATTGGTTTTTTGTTTTTGCGGGACGGCTTTATGAAGATGATTTACAACCCGAACAGGTTAGAAAAGTTTGGAATATTATTGAATCCGCGCCGCCCAACTGTTTTTTTCATTTAGAGCGTATTCCTAATGAAACACAGTTTAATGCAGTCATAGATATCTGCGATATTTTATATGCAGTTTATGAAGATTTTCCTTTTAGCAGCAATATTCTCACAAAAGCAGCAGTTTTTGAAAAGCTAGTGATTGTGAGTGAGCGTTTTTATATGGGTGAAGTAGTCAAAAAATTTCAGATGGGTATAAGTATTCCGGAGAAAAATATGGATAAGTCTATAGAATCTATACAAATTCTTTGTCATCATTTAGATACACATAATTATAATCTTAAGCCTGACTTTGAAGGGTATAAATATACTCAGTCTGTGCTGCGACTTCGTGAAGCTTTCAGTCTTTTATGTGAGAAAGCTTTTGATTAAAAATTTGTTTTATATATAAACAATGAATATTTTACATTTGACACAATCTGAAGGTGGAGGCGCAGGACGTGCTGCAATGCGCCTCCACTTAGGCTTACTTCAGGCAAGCATAAATTCTACTACATTGGTAACATACAAAGAGTCAGACTTACAGTCGGTTGTCACACCAGCAAAACAAGTGGGGTTGTATAAAATACTTCAGTCTGAGATATGCAGTGGAATTTTAAAAGAATTTTTTGGTCGTACTACTACTTTTTCTGTCAATGCAACTCCTTCTTTTTTACTAAACCAAATTGAAAATTTGCGTCCCGATATTATCAATCTTCATTGGATTTCTAGAGAATTTCTGAAGCTTGAAGAACTTCAAAGATTAAAGACTCCTTTAATATGGACATTGCATGATATGTGGGCATTCACAGGAGGATGCAATTATAGTGGAGACTGCGATCGCTATACTAATACCTGCGGTGCTTGTCCTCAGCTTGCTAGTTCCAAAGAATCAGATTTAACCCGTTGGGTATGGAACCGCAAAGCCAAAGCCTGGAAAAATTTAAACCTGACTATTGTTAGTCCCAGCACTTGGCTTGCAGAACGTGCAAAAGCCAGTTCCCTGTTTAAAGATTTACGAATAGAAGTCATTCCTAACGGTTTGGATACGCAAAAATACCAGCCATTTAGCCAGCAAGTAGCCCGCGAGGTGCTTAATCTACCACAAGATAAACAACTTGTTCTATTTGGTGCATTGAATGCTAGTCAAGATAAAAGAAAAGGGTTTCAGCTTTTGCTTCCTGCTTTGCAAAGCTTAAGTCAGACAGGTTGGAGCGATCGCTTAGAGTTAGTAGTTTTTGGCGCATCTGAACCTGAAAATCCACCTGATTTAGGTTTTAAATGCCACTATCTAGGACAACTCAAGGATAATCTTTCCTTAGCTCTAGCTTACTCATCTGCTGATGTAATGGTAGTACCATCCTATCAAGAAGCTTTTGGACAGACTGCCTCTGAATCTATGGCTTGTGGTACTCCAGTAGTCGCATTTAACGCGACAGGTTTAAAAGATATTGTTGATCATCAACAAAATGGCTACTTAGCAAAACCTTATGAGGTTGAGGATTTAGCTCAAGGAATTGTTTGGATTCTAGAAAATACAGAAAGACATCAAAAGTTGCGTTTTTATGCACGTAAAAAAGCAGAAAAAACATTTTCTTTAGGAATACAAGCAAGTCGTTATTTATCTCTCTACACTGAAATATTAGCTAATAAATAATAAAAATAATAAAAACCAGTAGGGTGGGCATTGCCCACCAAAACCATGATACGGTGGGCAGTGCCCACCCTACAGATATTAATAAATAATACTAAAGCAATTGAGATATAAAAAAGAGGTCTAATTTTAATTAGAGATAGAAACCTATGGTAAAAATAGCTGCAAAAGAACCTGTATATATTATCATACCTGTACATAATCGCAAGCAGACAACTTTGACATGCCTAGAAGATCTAGAAAAAAATAGTGACTTGCAACGTTATCACGTTGTAGTTGTAGATGATGGTTCAACAGATGGAACTGCTGAAGCGATTCGTGAATTATATCCAGAGGTTATTGTTTTGTCGGGAAATGGTGACTTATGGTGGACGGGAGCAATAGCGAAGGGTATGGAGTACGCCCACCAAAAGGGAGCGGAATATTTTGTTTGGCTAAATGATGATTGTTTACCTGATGATGATACTCTACCTCAATTAGTAGAGTTTCTCAAAAATCATCCTGATACCATCGCCGCACCAACTTGTTATATTCAGCAAGGAAATTCACTTATCAAGCAATATAACGGTGCAAAAGGTCAGAAAGCATATGCAGCAAATCCAGGTGAAATTATAGAAGTTGATAGCCTATCTGGTTGGTGTGTAGGAATTTCTGCTGCTGTAGTCCACAAAATCGGTGTGCCAGATGCTAAGAAATTTCCTCATTATTGTGGGGATGATATGTATATTTTTAGAGCAACTCGTTCCGGATTTAAAGCTTATTTGATTGGAGATATAAAAACAAATTTGATAGGTGCTGTGCATGAGATGAGCGACTTTAGCAAGTATTTTCGTCCTGGCTTAAATACATTTCAGACTCTCCAAGCTTTATTTTTTAACAAAAAATCTCCATATCGACTGTCTACCAGATTTTTCTACTTTAGAGAAAGATATGGCCTATTGACTGGGACTTTATTTTTCTTGATTAAAGCAGCTTTATGGTTTAAAGAATGGACATCCTTGCAGTTAAAGTATATGAATTCACTCAATTAATATAGGATTTATATTTAATTTTCTAACATATATGTAGGCTGAAATAACGCTTAGTTCAGCAAAAGTTGCTGCTCAGATCCCCGACTTCTTCAAGAAGTCGGGGATCTAAATCCAGGAAATGGTGTAGTCAGAATTAGGAAATAATCAAAATTTTAATATATGGATAAAAAGCTATTATTAGTTACCTTTCCTGTTGATTTAGGTAATGCGAAAAATGAAACTTCTCTAGTAGATATGTTTAAAGATCACCTAGACTTAAAAATTCATCGTTTTATTCCAGATAAAAAAAAGCATCACTCTACCTCAAAATTAGATTATGTTGCAATCATTAGCCAGAGATTTGTTGGCTCTTTTGCCCTACAAAAAGCAGTGTATCAAGCTCAAAATGAAGGGAGAAAAGTAGTATTTCATGGTATTAGTCCAGCACTTTTTGCCTATCCAGCAACTCAACTTGGCAGTAGTTATATTATTACAGACTGGACTAGAAAACTATATGAACCTATTCTTGGTACTCAATTATCTCCAGCTTGGCAAACATTTATCCATAAGCATATTCTCAATTCGCAAAAATATATCTTGGGATTGACTGATG contains these protein-coding regions:
- a CDS encoding bifunctional 2-polyprenyl-6-hydroxyphenol methylase/3-demethylubiquinol 3-O-methyltransferase UbiG; translation: MNIKSPLTQFNDVELVSTLSVKKLIDDWQQAFQIKISDELYKHSEIQLYRCNQTRLLFFHPFDTAGSDKLYEQLEKFDWYYMPRKWEHDVAIEDLQDCKKVLEVGCGQGAFVERLCKQIQLDAVGIELNSSAVNFALNKGIPVIKTNLDSFSEHKASYFDAVCTFQVLEHVSDPFSFIESMLKLIKPGGKLIISVPNSESFSKYSPNNLLDQPPHHMTRWCQTTFDSLTTIFPLKVEKFRIEPLAKYHVEWYLSIQIYRLFKLKLIRRLALRSSNFFLRPILKNIPILRNPITGHTLYVVFTVKS
- a CDS encoding glycosyltransferase family 4 protein, yielding MNILHINQSDISGGAAIAGYRLHEGLIKQGIDSKLLVGNVKTDSDRVAAVPSRTYVDKLICLATSRIGFNYVEQISSFNILQHKFYQNADVLNFHNLHSTYFNYLSIPKLTENKPAIWTLHDMWSFTGHCAYSFDCMRWKVGCGKCPYLDTYPRIKYDNTQLEWKLKDWVYSRSNLAIVAPSRWLTDQAKASMLGRFPIHYIPYGIDTTAYQPLDPLLCQTLLDIPVDKRVLLFAAESLKDQRKGGDLLLKALQQLPQSLKAESILLTFGNSAEAITSEIGIPTINLGYISSDRLKSVAYCAADLFIFPTRNDNLPLVLQESMACGTPMVSFKIGGVPDLVRPDITGYLAAPEDADDFCNGIVQLLEDDNLREQMSQNCRAIALEEYPLELQAKRYIELYQQVLL
- a CDS encoding glycosyltransferase: MKTIALFDNYRDGHHFTYLTFFSKTLLEMGYLVMVFCQYPDELNKWIALNCPEHVGQIFTFKVTSVKTPSFPIIRRFYRTLNVLQQWQYAAKMIQWGASQIGHSPDLVFFAWLDNYLSHYLTHHIIDLIFPYQWSGLYFHPTHLRTGQLLLPILRTPLSHYSVTHSSRCCGIALLDDVEVQKLKQKLNKLVITFPDFTDESTPDSNYIVIKQIKEKAGNKKIIGLLGGLTQRKGLFTLLEIAQNSIEENWFFVFAGRLYEDDLQPEQVRKVWNIIESAPPNCFFHLERIPNETQFNAVIDICDILYAVYEDFPFSSNILTKAAVFEKLVIVSERFYMGEVVKKFQMGISIPEKNMDKSIESIQILCHHLDTHNYNLKPDFEGYKYTQSVLRLREAFSLLCEKAFD
- a CDS encoding glycosyltransferase family 4 protein gives rise to the protein MNILHLTQSEGGGAGRAAMRLHLGLLQASINSTTLVTYKESDLQSVVTPAKQVGLYKILQSEICSGILKEFFGRTTTFSVNATPSFLLNQIENLRPDIINLHWISREFLKLEELQRLKTPLIWTLHDMWAFTGGCNYSGDCDRYTNTCGACPQLASSKESDLTRWVWNRKAKAWKNLNLTIVSPSTWLAERAKASSLFKDLRIEVIPNGLDTQKYQPFSQQVAREVLNLPQDKQLVLFGALNASQDKRKGFQLLLPALQSLSQTGWSDRLELVVFGASEPENPPDLGFKCHYLGQLKDNLSLALAYSSADVMVVPSYQEAFGQTASESMACGTPVVAFNATGLKDIVDHQQNGYLAKPYEVEDLAQGIVWILENTERHQKLRFYARKKAEKTFSLGIQASRYLSLYTEILANK
- a CDS encoding glycosyltransferase family 2 protein; protein product: MVKIAAKEPVYIIIPVHNRKQTTLTCLEDLEKNSDLQRYHVVVVDDGSTDGTAEAIRELYPEVIVLSGNGDLWWTGAIAKGMEYAHQKGAEYFVWLNDDCLPDDDTLPQLVEFLKNHPDTIAAPTCYIQQGNSLIKQYNGAKGQKAYAANPGEIIEVDSLSGWCVGISAAVVHKIGVPDAKKFPHYCGDDMYIFRATRSGFKAYLIGDIKTNLIGAVHEMSDFSKYFRPGLNTFQTLQALFFNKKSPYRLSTRFFYFRERYGLLTGTLFFLIKAALWFKEWTSLQLKYMNSLN